The sequence AGCAATTTGTATCAGTATCTATTGCGGAACAGTGTGAGTGCAGTCGCTACAGAATTCAATAGAATCTGGCTTTGATCACTTGAGTTTTAGTAAGGAAGAGTACGCAGCCAGTAGAAAAGGTATCCCCACCTTTGTAGGTAAGAAACAGATTTGCCTGTATAAACAAGAATAGAACATCCTTCCTTGATTGACTTGAGGGTATACTATCCTCCAAAACCAGTAGTCCTATGTATTTGTTAGTCTAAATTTATAAGCTTCACTTATATTTTCTCTCACTTCCCGCAATTATAAATCTATAATCAAAACTATCCTTTCAAAATTGCAATAAATGGGGATAGATATGCCTGCTGTTACAAAATAACACTTCCCGTATATCCAAGAAAAATCATATAAATTTTATTTTTGCCATAAATTCTGCTTATTTCATTTGCACCTCTTATCGGTTTGGGTTATTTTTGCTTTTAGAGATTTACACCTGAGAAATGATCAAAATCAGGGGCTGGATTTTGACCAGTCTATTTACTTTTTTAGTGCTTCAAACCGTACAACTTTCATGAGAACCGTAAAATTATCCGTCGAAAAAGGTGTCCCTATTGGCCATTTATCCACAAAAAACACTTTATCTAAAAATCAACCCTTATCATTTTTAGTGCACACAAGTTTCTCACTTGTGAACAGTTTGTCAGTAATCGACTTATTTGTATCTGGTAGTACCCCTTTATTTTTCAATAATCCTCCAAGTATCCCTCGTCGACCGGGACACTAACCTGCCCTCCGCAAAAAAGTACAATTAATCAGTTGTACACCCTGCCTCTGCATTCTTTTCTGTTTTATTCTTTTTTTAATTCTCATCCAGGTATACACTATGGACGCATTGCGCCTATCCCAGCAACTAGAACAGCTACAAACCGAACTAGCCTGTTTGCAGGCAGAGGTCAAACGATTGGAAGCCCTATACATCCATCAGGCTACAGGTCAGACTACACGCATCACCATGGCCGAGGCCGAAAATCAACTGGGCGTTTCGCGCTTTCATATTCGCAGACTGATCGGAGCTGGTATCATTCAGAGTGGTCAACGCATTGGTGCTGGCAAAAACGCCAAGTGGACGTTTGACTACCAGGAGATTTTGCATCTGGTTAAAAACCCGTCGTTCCTCAACATCGAATCCGTTTCCTAAGAACAGGAAATCCTTTTATCGTTTCTCATTCCCAATGCCCAGTATTGATACTGGCTGCATTTGCCTGATCTAACCATCGGGTAGTGGAATGCTATTGTCTAAACCCAATTGTCTATTCATTCATCCACTCTTTGTTATCACACTTTTATGAAGTACACACTCATTTATCATGACCTGCTTGGACATTTTGACATCAGCATGAACGAACATGCACTGATGAGTCTGATCGATAATTTTTCTGCTCAAACGGGTTGGTGTTACGCCTCCAAAGTAGAACTGGGTAAAGCGCTTCGTCTAACCTCGCGCTGGGTGTTTGATGCCATTACCCGGCTAGAGGGCAAAGGATTGGTAGAAATAAATGCAGAATCCCGTTTTTTGCGTGCCTGTCCGGTTTGGAAAAAAGCAATACATCAGTGTCAGAATCAACTTCCTTTGTCTGAAACTGTACAGGGGTCAGAGGAATGGATACAGGCCATTCAGCAAAAAAAGCGCAGAGCTGTGCAATACAAACATCGGCAGGCTATGCAGGATGCACACAACCATGATGCAAACCAGGAAGACTCAGAAGGGTATGCAGAAAATGCGCAGCAGCCTATAAATACTTTTCCGTCTACAGCTGAAAAAACTTCAACGGTTGTGAATAGTTTTCCTATGCAGCAGGAAGAAAATTCCGTATCTGGTATGGACTATTCAATGAACGAATTTCATAACCTATATGAAGAGACTTCACCATTGCCTGTGAATAATTTTCGATCAGGGTATGAAGAGAATTCGCATCAGGATATGAAAACTATTCCATTTGCCTATGAACAGAATGCACACTATAATAACATATATAGTAACAGAAATAATAACAAGTATAAAAACAAAAATAATAACAATACAATAACAGAAAAAAGCGCATGCGCGCAAAGTTTTCAATTTTCAAATGAGCAGGAGATTTTTAAAAATGAACAAGCAGGGGAGAAGCTAGAAAATTTTTTGAAGAGCGAAGAACAGAACCAACCTGTTGTAGAAGCCGCTATAGTAACCCCTCCCCAGGTTGCGCCGGCCCCCTCCCCTAAGAAGGCTGCACAGATAGAAAATGCTATGCAAAACGTGCATAGCCTTAAAACCGATTCTAAGGCCACTCCAGTCGATCCGTGTCTTGTGCCTTGTCGAGAGGTCTATCTGCTATATTTTGGGGCTTACAAGTGGGTCTATGGGCGTGACGACAAGTTTCTTAAACAGGTCTTGGAACAGATCCGCTACAAGATTGCTGTACAGTGGCAGCAACCCACTATGAATCTGGCAGAGATTCCTGATGAGTCAGTGATCCATTCCTTCCAGAGCTTGCTGGAAATGATTCCTACCTGGTATCGCGACAATGGCTACACAGCACCCAACGATCTGAATCGTTTTTTTGAGAAGTACTATGCGGCTATTAAGTCAGGCAATGGAGGAGGAGCCCGTTCATCATTTGCTCCACCCAGAGATCAGGATGAGGAATATCTCCGTCTGATGCGTTTGTGTCGCGATTAATGCCTGAATACAAACTAATCAGCAGACAATTTTTTACTATTCAATAACCAGCTAATTTTTTATCATGTCCCTGATTCAACATCCGTCATCATCTGCCCTGCTGGGCAAGCAGTTCCAGTCTGTGAATCTGATTCAACAAGCTCAATCGCGTATTACAAACCTGCTCGAATGGCTGCAGCAAAACAACCTTCCGGCTCAACTGACCGTAGCCAAAAAATACCAGATCTATGCCCAAACGCTGATGGAAGGGCTGCAAGCTATTCCGCAACAAAGTGAAAGTTTGATTTACAATATGCAATCTCTGCAAGCGGACTACGGTGTACTCATTACCCAGATGTACAAGCATGCCAATGAGGAGATTGCCTCTCGTGCTCCGGCTCTGGAGGTGTTTGCCCGTACGCAAGGCGATGAAATCACCAATCGGCTTTTGTTTGTGCTCATCAAGTATTTTACCGAATCGATTACTGTCAAACAGTCGCTAACTGTGAAACAAACCACTGCCATGGCAAGTATGGTACAGGTAGACTTTCGGGATCTGTCACTGACCGATGTGCTGCTATGTCTTCGCAATACCCAGAGTGGCAAGTATGGGCAGCTCTATGAGTCGTTTGATTTTATCAAGCTGGGTGAATTTCTGCGAAAATACCGAAAAGAGAAGGAAGAGGTGAAAGCCCAGAAACACAAAGATCTGAAGTATTCACAGAGTTCAATCCTGTATGACATTGTAAGCAATCTGGACAAAGCCCCTGAACAGTTCAGAGAGCCTTTCCAAAGCCTGTCGGCTCAAAAGATTGCCCAAAAGTTGTCAACAGAACAGGATACCCACTCAGCCACACCCGACAGACCCGAGATAGGGGTAGACCTGGACGCAGTATTTGCAGAGGCAAACAAACCTACTTCCAAACTACCTCGACCCAAGCCATTGACAGAGAGCGAAAACCGCCAGCGAATTATGTCTGAGTTGACGCTGTATATGGACCATATGACCGAAGCGGAATACCTCTATTATGTGGATTACTATGAAACGTATCGACAACCCGAACTGGTCGAATGGCTCAAGGTAGAGTGGAAGAAGGTGCAGGAGAAACAGAAAACCAAAGCATCGTAAACAGGCTGGCAAAATGTCAATTCTAGCAACAATTATTCCGATACCCTGTAGGGGCAATCACGCCCAAACATTTCCCCTCCGAACGATTGGGAATATGCCAAACCAATGTAGGGGCGCACCTGCGTGTGCGCCCATGTTTCGTGCAGACCGTGTTTAGGTTTATAAACCAACATCGGGAAATGTAGGGGTGCCCCTTGCGGGTACCCGTGTTTCCGACAACGAATGTCTGGGATTAATCCGAAAGGTTTGTCTAATAAACCCAATCATTCGCGAATGGAAACCGGGCAGGGGCAAGCCCAGCCCCTACAGGATCGGAAATACACAAACGCGGTCTGTGGGAATCAGGGCGCACCTGTGTGTGCCATGTTTCGTGCAGACAATGATTGGATTGGCGAATTACCATTGTGAAATGTAGGGGCGATTGGCAGATCGCCCTGGTTCGTGCAGACACGGCATGGGATACATCCGAAATGATGGTCGGAATATCATAATCATTCGGCGGGGAATCAGGGCGATCTGCCAATCGCCCCTACGATATCGGATTGTCACAAACAGGGTTTGCCGGAAACCGGGCGCACACATGGGTGCGCCCCTACATCGGTTCGGAAAAATACCTATGTGTTGGATGGTAACAATCAGGTGATTTGCCATATGTGACCGGAGTTCCGGTCACACAGAAGAAATATCCGAAGTATGGTCAACACCCGTGATTGATCGGAACTATGGTCAAAATGGTAATCGCTGACTGAGTGAACAGAAAAATGTTCAGCAAACGAAGTGAACAGAAATCGAATCACTTTGTAAAATGACTGGAACTCTGTTCACTTTTGCGTTTGACCATACTTCCGGTCGCTTTTTGGTTTGACTGGAATACCAGTCGCTTTCCAGAAATATTCGAACTCTGGTCACTTTACAGAATGACCATACTTCCAGTCAAACTCTTGGCTGACCATAGTTCCAGTCACCAACCTGTTTGATCGTACTTCCGGTCAGCAGAAAACAAACAAATACACACGAAACCAGCCATACCATGAATCTAAAAGACATCGGCGAACGCATCCGCCTCTTTCGAATGGAAGTACTCAACCTCTCTCAACGCGAATTTGCTCAGCGCATGGGAGTAGCCCAGGGCAACCTATCCTCTCTGGAAAAAGGCCACCAGCTACCAAGTTGCTTCTTCCTGTGGTGCCTACATGCGACCTATCAGGCCAATGTGCATTGGCTCTTTACAGGAGATGGTGAGCCGGTGGTGAAAGCAAATAAATAAGTATTTCGTTTGTAAAAGCTTTATTTTGTTCTTTAATCAGTATTACCAAACTACAATCTTTAATTATGGAGGGACTTAAATTATGCCCACAAATTCATGAAGTGTTCTTTGATCAACATGAAGAATACAAGAAATACTTTAAGCCACTGGTTTCTATCAATCTTTCATTGGTAAATCCACAGTGGAATGGTCAACTATTTATTGTTTATTCGAATAATGATCCCTACTGTACTGCTGCCCAAGCACATATGAATACGTTTTGTCATCAAACAAAAGTGACATTTGATATTGTGGATGGGAAATATAAGTTTAAAGCAGATTTTGGTTATTTTCAGACTAATACTGATTGGAAAGAATGGCTTGAGATGGGAAATAAATCTTATAGTGAGTTTTTAACACAACAGGAAAGAAAACCTGCAAATCCTAAAAGATATATTCGCCAGTTTAATAAAATTCCTAAATGGATACAGATGAATGAAACGCCTCTAAACTCTCGTGGAGACAAAATGACCTTTATCTGTCAAATGAATTCTGGGGATATCATTAGCGATTATTGTGAAGAAGAGATATACCTGTTTTATGATGATTTTGACAAAGTTGCAGTACAGATACAACAGATAGATTAATCATCTGGAGGCTTGATATTTTAACTGTAACTAGTATAAGTATTTCTGTTTTTTGTCCTCTAGCGCCTACATGTGAACTTTCACATAAACCTGTATTGGTTAATAGCGGGTGAAGAAGGGAGCAAAGAACATTCTTGATGCATAGTGAGAAAATAGTTAGTCGAAAAGGTTCATATATTTACGAAGTACAACTTTTATAAAAGCACTTACAAAGACAATGACAGAACAGGAAATTCTGGATAAACTTGATAATAGCAGCATTGAATATTATGGTTCTTTTGTTCAACTCGGACATCCTTATTCTTTTTTGCTGGATACACGGCTGAATGTGTTTCGGGGAGATAATGATCGTTGGGCTATTGCTGTTGAAAAGCTTGGGTATAACCCCCGAGGAGAAGCCATTATTCTGGAGATTTACTACTATGGCAACTGCCTGATAAACCTTGGAAGTTATAATAATATACCCCTAAATGATTATGGTATTTATCCAATAGACATGGATAACTTTGAGGAGATAACTGACGGTGAAGCCTTGAAACCGGATGCGAAATTTTGGCTGGTTCGTGGACACCAGGTGCCATTAACCCATACAAAACAAGCGTATGCAGATGCCGGTATTGAATTGAAGGAATACGAACCTGATACAATTCGTGTAGAAGAGGCAGCCAGACTTGTGTTGTTAACAAATCGTGATTTGTTTCGTGCTACTGACAATGAACTTTATAAGTGCATTCCAGCAGATCTGAAAAAGATACTGGTGCTTAATGAGTGGTTTCACAAAGATTTCTTCCTAAACCTGTCCCCAACACTGTCTGACGAACATCTACGCCAAACCTATGAGTTCAACAAAAATCTGACGGGTCTGCCTGGAATAACTTTTGAAACTTTTGCTCAGGCACGTAGAATGCACGAAATACAGGCAAGTGAATTGGATAGGGAAGAATGGGAAACTAACAGACCTGGTTCGTATGAAACCTGGCAATTGATTGCAAAAGTAATTGTCACTAATGATCTCACACACTACAAGCCGACATTACAGCCCAATACACATTGGATACACTGGCCAGATTCTGGAAGTTTGTAAAAACACTGAAAAATAACAGTGAGTACGATAGGCCTAGCAGTAAATCGGCTGATGTGCATTGATGAGACATTAAAAAGTATA is a genomic window of Xanthocytophaga agilis containing:
- a CDS encoding helix-turn-helix transcriptional regulator, with protein sequence MNLKDIGERIRLFRMEVLNLSQREFAQRMGVAQGNLSSLEKGHQLPSCFFLWCLHATYQANVHWLFTGDGEPVVKANK
- a CDS encoding DUF7003 family protein; this translates as MTEQEILDKLDNSSIEYYGSFVQLGHPYSFLLDTRLNVFRGDNDRWAIAVEKLGYNPRGEAIILEIYYYGNCLINLGSYNNIPLNDYGIYPIDMDNFEEITDGEALKPDAKFWLVRGHQVPLTHTKQAYADAGIELKEYEPDTIRVEEAARLVLLTNRDLFRATDNELYKCIPADLKKILVLNEWFHKDFFLNLSPTLSDEHLRQTYEFNKNLTGLPGITFETFAQARRMHEIQASELDREEWETNRPGSYETWQLIAKVIVTNDLTHYKPTLQPNTHWIHWPDSGSL